The Corynebacterium felinum DNA segment ACATTCTCGACCTCGCCTCCTCCGTGCCCGCGGATTTTGCCCGGGTACGCGCAGAATTCGAAGAACTCAACCGCACCGTACGCAGGCAACTGCTTGACCCCGAAGACTCCCGCGGAACAGTACTCGATGATATTTTCCGCGGCGTTGATCTCATTGCCGAATCCGAAGCCGGGCGCAGCTTTCATGGTTTCTACGAAATACTGCTCGATCACGAACGCTCCGCCCACATCGATTCCTGGATCGCCAGCATTTTAGAGCGCGAACAATCCGCCAGCATCGAAATCGAGCACAAAGAGCGCCTGCGACATCTGTTCCGCGACATGGAAACCCTCGGCTATGAGGTCAACACTGTGATGACCACCCTCGCGCGCAGCTTACGCCACTATGTGACAACCCAAGACTTCGCCGAAAACCGGCGCATGCTCGAACTCTTACGCGCCACCCGCGCCTTAAGTGCGAAGGCGGTCGAAAGCCACCAACTCGGCCCTTTGCACCACATGAACACCCCACTGACCAAAATTGGCATGTCGATATCCTCTGTATCGGCGCTGGTGCCCAAAAACCCGGGCCTCGATTTCGTCGACACCGACCCCGTGCCCATCGCGGAAGTCACCATCGACGTGGATGAACTGCTTGCCTCAGTGAGCGCCTCAGAGATCAATTTCACCGAACTCGAAGAAGCAATAGCCCACTTGCTCGAAACCCACACAAAAATCACCATCGGCGAGGTTCTGCACCACTTCCCCGCAACCCAAGGATTAGCATCTGTAGTAGGGCTACTCTACTTAGCGCTGTCC contains these protein-coding regions:
- a CDS encoding DUF3375 domain-containing protein; translated protein: MSVVAQALSFRTLAKQSPVFSLIRSPHAPLILSFLAVHFPHGSSPRPAAEIYELLDADLNMLRSHNFDLPKGPQGYVADWIKAGWLIRKPGTSKTGETLEPSDHSLNALEAVHRWRDPRSTMTASRIQSIAFAVESLARDSDPDAQQRIDHLLRQREQIDQLIKETESGHFHVLDTEQIRERITDILDLASSVPADFARVRAEFEELNRTVRRQLLDPEDSRGTVLDDIFRGVDLIAESEAGRSFHGFYEILLDHERSAHIDSWIASILEREQSASIEIEHKERLRHLFRDMETLGYEVNTVMTTLARSLRHYVTTQDFAENRRMLELLRATRALSAKAVESHQLGPLHHMNTPLTKIGMSISSVSALVPKNPGLDFVDTDPVPIAEVTIDVDELLASVSASEINFTELEEAIAHLLETHTKITIGEVLHHFPATQGLASVVGLLYLALSNGHPLGHQESVSWTERAPIGDSLEAPDEDQHKEITMHATIEGWFFSSPTTAV